A single genomic interval of Bradyrhizobium japonicum USDA 6 harbors:
- a CDS encoding lytic transglycosylase domain-containing protein → MRLARVLAVLCQAVAAWPALGQEAPSRFVHPSVEELAMPPKPADARESDTRESICLIVEAAARDANLPLEFFARVIWQESRFQADAVGPMTRSGEHAQGIAQFMPGTASERGLLNPFNPVQALPKSAEFLNELRNQFGNLGLAAAAYNAGPRRVQEWLAGTGPMPEQTRNYVFAITGTSVDAWAKAGSTGKGPRSSPPTSCRDLMALLKRAPNAFVAELEQHVELAAAKVWGVQLAAGFDRNRALAMYSRAVTRLTAVIGERDPSLLSSVMRSRGTRAFYQVRIGADTRSEADDLCNRIRKAGGACFVLKNRGVSG, encoded by the coding sequence ATGCGCTTAGCCCGGGTTCTCGCTGTCTTGTGCCAGGCCGTCGCGGCGTGGCCGGCGCTTGGCCAGGAGGCGCCGAGCCGGTTCGTGCATCCGAGCGTCGAGGAGCTCGCGATGCCGCCAAAGCCCGCGGATGCGCGCGAGAGCGATACGCGGGAATCGATCTGCCTGATCGTCGAGGCCGCCGCACGGGATGCCAATCTGCCGCTGGAATTCTTCGCCCGCGTGATCTGGCAGGAAAGCCGATTCCAGGCCGATGCCGTGGGGCCCATGACGCGCAGCGGCGAGCATGCGCAGGGGATCGCGCAGTTCATGCCGGGGACGGCCAGCGAGCGCGGGCTGCTCAATCCCTTCAATCCGGTGCAGGCGCTGCCGAAGTCGGCGGAGTTCTTGAACGAGCTGCGCAACCAGTTCGGCAATCTCGGTCTTGCGGCCGCCGCCTACAACGCCGGCCCGCGCCGGGTGCAGGAATGGCTCGCTGGTACCGGTCCGATGCCGGAGCAGACGCGCAACTACGTTTTCGCCATCACCGGCACGAGCGTCGATGCCTGGGCCAAGGCCGGCAGCACCGGCAAGGGGCCGCGGAGTTCGCCGCCGACGAGCTGCCGCGATCTCATGGCGCTTCTGAAGCGCGCGCCAAATGCCTTCGTCGCCGAGCTCGAACAGCACGTGGAGCTCGCTGCCGCAAAGGTCTGGGGCGTACAGCTCGCTGCCGGCTTTGACCGCAACCGGGCGCTGGCGATGTATTCCCGTGCCGTCACGCGGCTGACCGCGGTGATCGGCGAGCGCGATCCGAGCCTGCTGAGTTCGGTGATGCGCAGCCGCGGCACGCGTGCCTTCTACCAGGTGCGCATCGGCGCGGACACGAGGAGCGAGGCGGATGATCTGTGCAACCGTATCCGCAAGGCCGGCGGTGCCTGCTTCGTGCTGAAGAACCGCGGTGTGAGCGGGTAG